The bacterium genome window below encodes:
- a CDS encoding hemolysin family protein, whose translation MAAVIVADERLPDSFVGRMTRLLVLPLVRLLGALKRALERLVSRRGNVPRDEMIEEELDSVITEGRAAGVMDQSDEELLKSVIEFGDTLVREVMVPRIDMGAFEIETPLPEVLAAVVRRGHSRWPVYQESVDHIVGILHAKDLLRVWQAGQAEAPLAGLLRPVIFVPENQRISALLREFKKRRTHLAIVIDEFGGTAGLVTLEDLVEEIIGEIADEFEAGQAPAVREVEGGWLLDSRASLAALGEHLGLAEEELARHESETVGGLVSELLGRLPRAGDEARIGGWVLRVADTDGRRILKILAVRAA comes from the coding sequence GTGGCGGCGGTGATCGTGGCGGACGAGCGGCTCCCCGACTCCTTCGTCGGCCGCATGACGCGGCTGCTCGTGCTGCCGCTCGTGCGCCTGCTCGGGGCGCTCAAGCGGGCGCTCGAGCGGCTGGTGAGCCGCCGCGGCAACGTGCCGCGCGACGAGATGATCGAGGAGGAGCTGGACTCGGTCATCACGGAGGGGCGCGCCGCGGGGGTCATGGACCAGAGCGACGAGGAGCTGCTCAAGAGCGTCATCGAGTTCGGCGACACGCTCGTGCGCGAGGTGATGGTGCCGCGCATCGACATGGGCGCCTTCGAGATCGAGACGCCGCTGCCCGAGGTCCTCGCCGCCGTGGTGCGCCGCGGTCACTCCCGCTGGCCGGTGTACCAGGAGAGCGTCGACCACATCGTGGGCATCCTCCACGCCAAGGACCTGCTGCGGGTCTGGCAGGCGGGGCAGGCCGAGGCGCCGCTCGCAGGCCTGCTGCGGCCGGTGATCTTCGTCCCGGAGAACCAGCGCATCAGCGCGCTGCTGCGCGAGTTCAAGAAGCGGCGCACCCACCTGGCGATCGTGATCGACGAGTTCGGCGGCACCGCCGGGCTCGTGACGCTCGAGGACCTCGTCGAGGAGATCATCGGCGAGATCGCCGACGAGTTCGAGGCCGGGCAGGCGCCCGCCGTCCGGGAGGTCGAGGGCGGCTGGCTGCTGGACTCGCGCGCGAGCCTCGCGGCGCTTGGCGAGCACCTCGGCCTCGCGGAGGAGGAGCTGGCCCGCCACGAGTCGGAGACCGTGGGCGGGCTCGTCAGCGAGCTGCTCGGGCGCCTGCCGCGCGCCGGCGACGAGGCGCGCATCGGCGGGTGGGTGCTGAGGGTTGCCGACACGGACGGGCGGCGCATCCTGAAGATCCTCGCGGTGCGCGCGGCATGA
- a CDS encoding M17 family peptidase N-terminal domain-containing protein, giving the protein MKIGALFHDVTRLEADLLVAPLWEDDRPPHGLAGRADWHLCGFLSRLILEGRLRGTAGETTLIAVQGRLPAPRLLLLGCGAGRSMDAAAGEAHAARAATVAADLKVSSVVMELPVRDTRAALGGLVARVGDLFAAALPPGDGEVQVLAGSEAECEVWRGALRDAFPRGTPVAPRRPLR; this is encoded by the coding sequence ATGAAGATCGGCGCGCTCTTCCACGACGTGACCCGCCTCGAGGCGGACCTGCTGGTCGCCCCGCTGTGGGAGGACGACCGGCCGCCGCACGGCCTGGCGGGGCGGGCGGACTGGCACCTCTGCGGCTTCCTCTCGCGGCTGATCCTCGAGGGAAGGCTGCGCGGGACCGCGGGCGAGACGACGCTCATCGCGGTCCAGGGCCGCCTGCCGGCGCCGCGGCTGCTGCTGCTCGGCTGCGGGGCGGGGCGGTCGATGGACGCCGCCGCCGGCGAGGCGCACGCCGCCCGGGCGGCGACCGTAGCCGCGGACCTGAAGGTCTCCTCGGTGGTCATGGAGTTGCCGGTGCGGGACACGCGCGCGGCGCTTGGGGGGCTGGTGGCGCGCGTCGGCGACCTGTTCGCCGCCGCGCTGCCGCCGGGCGACGGCGAGGTGCAGGTGCTCGCCGGCAGCGAGGCGGAGTGCGAGGTCTGGCGCGGCGCCCTGCGCGACGCGTTTCCGCGGGGGACGCCCGTCGCGCCCCGCCGGCCCCTGCGGTAA
- the ppdK gene encoding pyruvate, phosphate dikinase yields MQARKAPVTKGGAAKLVYFFGGGKADGNAGMKNLLGGKGANLAEMAALGLPVPPGFTVTTEVCTHYYANGKRFPEALGAQVGAALARVEQIVGCRFGDPENPLLVSVRSGARSSMPGMMETVLNVGLTSATIPGMIAKTKNPRFVYDAYRRLIMMYADVVMEKAAGIEPADDRGVRKQLEHLMDELKLRRGYKSDTDITAAELEALCEAFKAKVREVLGAEFPDTAPAQLWGGIGAVFQSWNGKRAISYRKIEGIPESWGTAVNVQAMVFGNMGDDCATGVAFTRDPGTGENGFFGEWLVNAQGEDVVAGIRTPYAINEHATNDQNRHLPTLERTMPKLYEELVRIRAKLERHYRNMQDLEFTIQNGRLYMLQTRDGKRNGPAALRMAVEMCQERLIDRATAVGRVKPSQLDELYHPMVDPAREKEFKVLTKGLPAGPGGAVGQIVLTADKAAAWAKEGRKVILVRHETSPEDVHGMHAAEAILTAKGGMTSHAALVARGWGKCCVVGAGAVSINLAAGTITVGEQVLHEGDTITLNGTKGVVYAGTLPLITPDPEKNEQLQEFLRWCDGIRTLGVRTNADTPADAAQARRFGAAGIGLCRTEHMFFGEERIRAMREMILAETPAERETAVFKLLPFQKEDFKGILRAMAGLPVTIRLLDPPLHEFVPHEPHLVQELARGMGKDVAKVEARIAQLKELNPMLGHRGCRLGVTYPEITRMQALAILEATAELIAEGVDARPEIMVPLVGNVRELTNQKDVIMKAAEEVRQRAGVKRLPFTVGTMIEVPRAAVTADEIAAEAEFFSFGTNDLTQMGGGFSRDDAGSFLPSYVEKKIYAEDPFISLDTAGIGKLMRIGVQLGRGARPGLKIGICGEHGGDPPSIAFCHEIGLNYVSCSPFRVPIARLAAAQAQVANPRGAKAAAKKAAPAKKTGTTKAGAKAVAARTAAPPKPTAKAAAKKKAPVRKAGPKKAVKKAAAKKPARRR; encoded by the coding sequence ATGCAGGCACGGAAGGCACCGGTGACGAAGGGCGGCGCGGCGAAACTCGTCTACTTCTTCGGTGGCGGCAAGGCGGACGGCAACGCCGGCATGAAGAACCTGCTCGGCGGCAAGGGGGCGAACCTCGCCGAGATGGCCGCACTCGGGCTGCCCGTGCCCCCGGGCTTCACCGTCACCACGGAGGTCTGCACACACTACTACGCCAACGGCAAGCGCTTCCCCGAGGCGCTCGGGGCGCAGGTCGGCGCCGCGCTGGCGCGGGTCGAGCAGATCGTCGGCTGCCGCTTCGGCGACCCGGAGAACCCGCTGCTCGTCTCGGTGCGCTCCGGCGCCCGCTCCTCGATGCCCGGCATGATGGAGACCGTGCTCAACGTCGGTCTGACGTCCGCGACGATCCCGGGGATGATCGCGAAGACGAAGAACCCGCGCTTCGTCTACGACGCCTACCGCCGGCTGATCATGATGTACGCCGACGTCGTCATGGAGAAGGCTGCCGGCATCGAGCCGGCCGACGACAGGGGCGTGCGCAAGCAGCTCGAGCACCTCATGGACGAGCTCAAGCTGCGGCGGGGCTACAAGAGCGACACCGACATCACCGCGGCGGAGCTCGAGGCGCTGTGCGAGGCATTCAAGGCCAAGGTGCGCGAGGTCCTGGGCGCGGAATTCCCGGACACCGCCCCGGCGCAGCTCTGGGGGGGCATCGGCGCGGTCTTCCAGTCCTGGAACGGCAAGCGCGCGATCTCCTACCGGAAGATCGAGGGGATCCCGGAGTCCTGGGGCACGGCGGTCAACGTCCAGGCGATGGTCTTCGGCAACATGGGCGACGACTGCGCCACGGGCGTCGCCTTCACGCGCGACCCGGGCACGGGGGAGAACGGCTTCTTCGGCGAGTGGCTCGTCAACGCGCAGGGCGAGGACGTGGTCGCCGGCATCCGCACCCCCTACGCGATCAACGAGCACGCGACGAACGACCAGAACCGCCACCTGCCGACCCTCGAGCGCACGATGCCGAAGCTCTACGAGGAGCTCGTGCGCATCCGCGCGAAGCTCGAGCGGCACTACCGCAACATGCAGGACCTGGAGTTCACGATCCAGAACGGCCGGCTCTACATGCTCCAGACGCGCGACGGCAAGCGCAACGGGCCGGCGGCGCTGCGCATGGCGGTCGAGATGTGCCAGGAGCGCCTCATCGACCGCGCGACCGCGGTCGGACGCGTCAAGCCCTCGCAGCTCGACGAGCTCTACCACCCGATGGTCGACCCGGCGCGCGAGAAGGAGTTCAAGGTCCTGACGAAGGGGCTGCCCGCCGGCCCCGGCGGCGCGGTCGGGCAGATCGTGCTCACCGCCGACAAGGCGGCCGCCTGGGCGAAGGAGGGGCGCAAGGTGATCCTCGTGCGCCACGAGACCTCGCCGGAGGACGTCCACGGGATGCACGCCGCGGAGGCCATCCTCACCGCCAAGGGCGGGATGACCTCGCACGCGGCGCTGGTCGCGCGCGGCTGGGGCAAGTGCTGCGTCGTCGGCGCCGGCGCGGTGAGCATCAATCTCGCGGCGGGCACGATCACGGTCGGCGAGCAGGTGCTGCACGAGGGCGACACGATCACCCTCAACGGCACCAAGGGCGTCGTCTACGCCGGCACGCTGCCGCTGATCACGCCCGACCCGGAGAAGAACGAGCAGCTCCAGGAGTTCCTGCGCTGGTGCGACGGGATCCGGACGCTCGGCGTGCGCACGAACGCGGACACGCCCGCCGACGCCGCGCAGGCGCGCCGCTTCGGCGCGGCCGGCATCGGGCTCTGCCGCACCGAGCACATGTTCTTCGGCGAGGAGCGCATCCGCGCCATGCGCGAGATGATCCTCGCGGAGACGCCCGCGGAGCGCGAGACCGCGGTCTTCAAGCTCCTGCCCTTCCAGAAGGAGGACTTCAAGGGGATCCTGCGGGCGATGGCCGGGCTGCCGGTGACGATCCGGCTGCTCGACCCGCCGCTGCACGAGTTCGTGCCGCACGAGCCGCACCTGGTGCAGGAGCTGGCGCGGGGCATGGGCAAGGACGTGGCGAAGGTCGAGGCGCGCATCGCCCAGCTCAAGGAGCTCAACCCGATGCTCGGGCACCGCGGCTGCCGCCTCGGGGTGACCTACCCGGAGATCACGCGCATGCAGGCGCTGGCGATCCTCGAGGCGACGGCCGAGCTGATCGCCGAGGGCGTGGACGCGCGGCCCGAGATCATGGTCCCGCTCGTGGGCAACGTGCGCGAGCTGACCAACCAGAAGGACGTGATCATGAAGGCCGCCGAGGAGGTGCGCCAGCGGGCGGGCGTCAAGCGCCTCCCGTTCACGGTCGGGACCATGATCGAGGTGCCGCGCGCCGCCGTGACCGCCGACGAGATCGCCGCCGAGGCGGAGTTCTTCTCGTTCGGCACGAACGACCTGACGCAGATGGGCGGCGGTTTCTCGCGCGACGACGCCGGCAGCTTCCTGCCGTCGTACGTGGAGAAGAAGATCTACGCCGAGGACCCGTTCATCTCGCTCGACACCGCCGGCATCGGCAAGCTCATGCGCATCGGCGTGCAGCTCGGCCGCGGCGCGCGGCCCGGGCTGAAGATCGGCATCTGCGGCGAGCACGGCGGCGACCCGCCGTCGATCGCGTTCTGCCACGAGATCGGCCTGAACTACGTCTCCTGCAGCCCGTTCCGGGTGCCGATCGCGCGTCTCGCCGCGGCCCAGGCCCAGGTCGCGAACCCCCGCGGCGCCAAGGCGGCGGCGAAGAAGGCCGCGCCGGCGAAGAAGACGGGGACGACGAAGGCCGGGGCGAAGGCGGTCGCGGCCCGCACGGCGGCGCCCCCGAAGCCGACGGCGAAGGCGGCGGCGAAGAAGAAGGCCCCGGTCAGGAAGGCCGGTCCGAAGAAGGCCGTGAAGAAGGCGGCGGCGAAGAAGCCGGCCCGCCGCCGGTAG
- a CDS encoding undecaprenyl diphosphate synthase family protein — MHETPIRHIAVIARGVAGDPRDAAAAVAGALRHAAAIADEAFAAAPGLRAFSFFAPDVDRLLDDPDGAAEARHGCVEGTGALEAAAARLGASLRTCGRVDGLPPEVMRHAAPAHPAPAERTLLLFLRYGGREEIARAASRLLVARPGSSLGDDDLDAWLDTAGVPDPDLVVLAGGAFEAPDAFVWQGSYAELWHTETPWAAFTVGELQVALSDFGARQRRFGK, encoded by the coding sequence ATGCACGAGACCCCGATCCGCCACATCGCCGTGATCGCCCGCGGCGTCGCCGGCGACCCGCGGGACGCGGCCGCGGCCGTGGCGGGGGCGCTCCGTCACGCCGCCGCCATTGCCGACGAGGCGTTCGCCGCCGCGCCCGGCCTGCGCGCGTTCTCGTTCTTCGCCCCGGACGTCGATCGCCTGCTGGACGATCCCGACGGCGCCGCGGAGGCCCGGCACGGCTGCGTCGAGGGAACGGGGGCGCTCGAGGCGGCGGCGGCGCGCCTTGGCGCCTCGCTGCGCACCTGCGGCCGGGTGGATGGGCTGCCGCCCGAGGTCATGCGCCACGCCGCCCCCGCGCATCCCGCCCCTGCGGAGCGGACGCTGCTCCTGTTCCTGCGCTACGGGGGACGCGAGGAGATTGCGCGGGCCGCCTCGCGGCTCCTGGTCGCGCGCCCGGGTTCGTCCCTCGGCGACGACGACCTGGACGCCTGGCTGGACACGGCGGGCGTGCCGGACCCGGACCTCGTCGTCCTCGCCGGCGGGGCGTTCGAGGCCCCGGACGCGTTCGTCTGGCAGGGCTCCTACGCGGAGCTCTGGCACACGGAGACGCCCTGGGCCGCATTCACCGTGGGGGAGTTGCAGGTGGCGCTTTCGGACTTCGGAGCGCGCCAGCGCCGCTTCGGGAAGTGA
- the uvrB gene encoding excinuclease ABC subunit UvrB encodes MPRFRLAAPFVPRGDQGRCIEQLAAGVGRGDDAQVLLGVTGSGKTFTVANVVERLQRPTLVVSHNKTLAAQLYSEFRAFFPENAVEYFVSYYDYYQPEAYIPTTDTYIEKDSAINEDIDKLRHSATRSLLERRDVLIVASVSCIYGLGAPEYYARLRVPLAVGEEHGLRRLLRELVDIQYQRNDLDFHRGTFRVRGDVVDIFPAYEGDAAVRVEFFGDAIERIARIDPLTGQASGGLDAVTIWPGSHYVVPAEEVDRSLAAIEAELAERLAWFRRENKLLEAQRLEQRTRFDLEMIRELGFCSGIENYSRHFTNRAPGEAPPTLLDYFPKDFLLVVDESHVTLPQLRAMAHGDRSRKASLVEHGFRLPSAFDNRPLTFEEFEARVCQGIYVSATPAAYELGRAGGRVAEQIVRPTGLMEPAVEVRPVAGQVEDLLGEIRARAARGERVLVTALTKRMAEDLTEHYAERGLRVRYLHADVETLERLRLLRDLRLGVFDALIGINLLREGLDLPEVSLVAILDADKEGFLRSETSLIQTAGRAARNIDGKVILYADTLTRSIRAALAECARRRAIQEEYNRREGIRPEGIRKGVSDALAAVYDRDYLTVPVAGEAETAYRSLGEVDRAARELEREMREAAARLDFERAAALRDRIRGLREMELALGVGEGHVRGQAAGAAASGKPAKGGGRRGRQRS; translated from the coding sequence GTGCCGCGTTTCCGCCTCGCCGCGCCGTTCGTCCCGCGGGGCGACCAGGGGCGGTGCATCGAGCAGCTCGCCGCCGGGGTCGGGCGCGGTGACGACGCGCAGGTGCTCCTCGGCGTCACCGGCTCGGGGAAGACGTTCACGGTCGCGAACGTCGTCGAGCGGCTCCAGCGCCCGACGCTGGTGGTCTCGCACAACAAGACCCTGGCCGCGCAGCTCTACAGCGAGTTCCGCGCGTTCTTTCCCGAGAACGCCGTCGAGTACTTCGTCTCCTACTACGACTACTACCAGCCCGAGGCGTACATCCCCACGACCGACACCTACATCGAGAAGGACTCGGCGATCAACGAGGACATCGACAAGCTGCGCCACAGCGCCACGCGCTCGCTGCTCGAGCGGCGCGACGTGCTCATCGTGGCCAGCGTCTCCTGCATCTACGGCCTCGGCGCGCCCGAGTACTACGCCAGGCTGCGCGTGCCGCTCGCGGTCGGCGAGGAGCACGGTCTGCGCCGCCTGCTGCGCGAGCTGGTCGACATCCAGTACCAGCGCAACGACCTGGACTTTCACCGGGGGACCTTCCGCGTCCGGGGGGACGTCGTCGACATCTTCCCCGCGTACGAGGGCGACGCGGCCGTGCGCGTCGAGTTCTTCGGCGACGCGATCGAGCGCATCGCGCGCATCGACCCGCTCACCGGGCAGGCGAGCGGGGGCCTCGACGCCGTGACGATCTGGCCGGGGAGCCACTACGTCGTCCCCGCGGAGGAGGTGGACCGCTCGCTGGCGGCGATCGAGGCCGAGCTGGCGGAGCGGCTGGCGTGGTTCCGGCGGGAGAACAAGCTCCTCGAGGCGCAGCGGCTGGAGCAGCGCACCCGCTTCGACCTGGAGATGATCCGCGAGCTCGGCTTCTGCTCGGGGATCGAGAACTACTCGCGCCACTTCACCAACCGCGCGCCGGGCGAGGCCCCGCCGACGCTCCTCGACTACTTCCCGAAGGACTTCCTGCTCGTCGTCGACGAGAGCCACGTCACGTTGCCGCAGCTGCGGGCGATGGCACACGGGGACCGCTCGCGCAAGGCGAGCCTGGTCGAGCACGGCTTTCGCCTGCCGTCGGCGTTCGACAACCGGCCGCTGACCTTCGAGGAGTTCGAGGCGCGGGTCTGCCAGGGCATCTACGTCTCCGCGACGCCCGCGGCGTACGAGCTGGGGCGGGCCGGCGGCCGGGTCGCCGAGCAGATCGTGCGGCCCACGGGCCTCATGGAGCCGGCGGTCGAGGTGCGCCCCGTGGCGGGGCAGGTCGAGGACCTGCTCGGGGAGATCCGGGCGCGCGCGGCGCGCGGCGAGCGCGTCCTGGTCACGGCGCTGACCAAGCGCATGGCCGAGGACCTCACCGAGCACTACGCCGAGCGCGGGCTGCGCGTGCGCTACCTGCACGCCGACGTCGAGACGCTCGAGCGGCTGCGGCTGCTGCGCGACCTGCGCCTCGGCGTCTTCGACGCGCTCATCGGCATCAACCTGCTGCGCGAGGGGCTCGACCTGCCCGAGGTCTCGCTCGTCGCGATCCTCGACGCGGACAAGGAGGGGTTCCTGCGCTCCGAGACCTCCCTCATCCAGACGGCGGGGCGCGCCGCGCGGAACATCGACGGGAAGGTCATCCTCTACGCCGACACGCTCACGCGCTCGATCCGCGCGGCGCTGGCCGAGTGCGCGCGGCGGCGCGCGATCCAGGAGGAGTACAACCGGCGCGAGGGGATCCGCCCCGAGGGGATCCGCAAGGGCGTCAGCGACGCGCTGGCCGCGGTGTACGACCGGGACTACCTCACGGTGCCCGTCGCCGGCGAGGCGGAGACGGCGTACCGCAGCCTGGGCGAGGTCGACCGCGCGGCGCGCGAGCTGGAGCGGGAGATGCGGGAGGCGGCCGCCCGGCTGGACTTCGAGCGCGCCGCGGCGCTGCGCGACCGCATCCGCGGCCTGCGGGAGATGGAGCTGGCCCTCGGCGTCGGCGAGGGCCACGTGCGCGGGCAGGCCGCCGGCGCGGCGGCGTCGGGGAAGCCGGCGAAGGGCGGGGGACGGCGTGGCCGGCAGCGTTCCTGA